The Toxorhynchites rutilus septentrionalis strain SRP chromosome 3, ASM2978413v1, whole genome shotgun sequence genome includes a region encoding these proteins:
- the LOC129779674 gene encoding SUN domain-containing protein 2, protein MLFTTTTTFVAEEVSCSKSQMFEKNPTFEMNVEGGPQPDARNGNVSYVFSILFTVILSVCFWSYLQQNTNKQHIADLRENLGALTKHVLNNGGFTDDFEKTELSTHDFQKQTIFELREAQTRIEVLQNRIDYLEKINNDKFGRPDYASADFGGKVVSVRVKQWKFIVQSFVEQSLKIGRRKLSNRHCCIIQENCPGHCQAFYGSSASIAIRLMDSVILDGVTIEHVPKNILPDMSSSSAVKEFSVWGLENVFMDSSSFFFGNFIFDAEKDFLQSFNFSILSTRPYNYVMINVASNHGADYTCIHR, encoded by the exons ATGTTGTTTACAACCACAACGACATTTGTTGCTGAAGAGGTTTCTTGCTCAAAAagtcaaatgtttgaaaaaaatccaacttttgAAATGAACGTTGAAGGAGGACCTCAACCGGATGCACGAAATGGGAACGTTAGCTATGTGTTCTCTATATTATTCACTGTGATTTTGAGCGTTTGTTTTTGGTCATACCTGCAACAAAATACGAATAAGCAGCATATAGCTGACCTGCGAGAAAATCTGGGAGCTCTAACG AAACATGTTCTGAACAATGGAGGTTTCACTGACGACTTCGAGAAAACGGAGCTTTCAACGCACGATTTTCAGAAGCAAACGATTTTTGAGCTCCGAGAAGCCCAAACAAGAATTGAAGTTCTCCAAAATCGTATCGATTATTTGGAAAAAATTAACAACGATAAATTTGGGAGACCCGATTATGCGTCCGCTGACTTTGGTGGTAAAGTGGTTAGTGTGAGGGTCAAACAATGGAAATTTATTGTGCAATCTTTTGTCGAGCAAAGTTTGAAAATTGGTAGGAGAAAATTGTCGAATAGGCATTGCTGTATTATACAG GAAAATTGTCCGGGTCACTGTCAAGCTTTTTATGGTTCTTCTGCTAGTATCGCTATCAGGCTTATGGATAGTGTTATTCTAGATGGCGTTACGATAGAACATGTTCCTAAAAATATATTACCTGATATGTCAAGTAGTAGTGCGGTAAAAGAATTCTCTGTTTGG GGAttagaaaatgtttttatggatAGTAGCAGTTTCTTTTTTGGAAACTTCATTTTTGATGCCGAAAAGGACTTTCTTcaatcatttaatttttctattttatcaACGAGGCCGTATAACTATGTAATGATTAATGTTGCTTCGAATCACGGTGCCGATTATACCTGCATTCATAGGTGA
- the LOC129779675 gene encoding uncharacterized protein LOC129779675 isoform X1 translates to MNGQVHASPSHEELVELDPEEAELDGDFSDNSLGNLSYISENGIIEEIILLPDNIYSDDENGSASDDCIYAYRGDDDAPNPLDHRDLQADDETDFLEMDFDPEPSSELENLLENQDEED, encoded by the coding sequence ATGAACGGCCAGGTTCACGCCTCACCATCGCACGAGGAACTAGTTGAGCTGGATcctgaggaggctgaattggaTGGTGATTTTTCCGACAATTCCCTCGGCAATCTTTCTTATATCAGCGAGAACGGCATCATCGAGGAAATAATCCTACTTCCAGATAACATCTATTCCGACGATGAAAACGGATCTGCTTCCGATGACTGCATCTATGCATACAGAGGTGACGATGATGCGCCAAATCCGTTAGATCACCGGGATCTGCAGGCAGATGATGAGACTGATTTTTTGGAGATGGATTTTGACCCAGAGCCAAGCTCAGAATTGGAGAATCTGTTGGAAAATCAAGATGAAgaggactaa
- the LOC129779675 gene encoding uncharacterized protein LOC129779675 isoform X2, whose translation MNGQVHASPSHEELVELDPEEAELDDNIYSDDENGSASDDCIYAYRGDDDAPNPLDHRDLQADDETDFLEMDFDPEPSSELENLLENQDEED comes from the exons ATGAACGGCCAGGTTCACGCCTCACCATCGCACGAGGAACTAGTTGAGCTGGATcctgaggaggctgaattggaTG ATAACATCTATTCCGACGATGAAAACGGATCTGCTTCCGATGACTGCATCTATGCATACAGAGGTGACGATGATGCGCCAAATCCGTTAGATCACCGGGATCTGCAGGCAGATGATGAGACTGATTTTTTGGAGATGGATTTTGACCCAGAGCCAAGCTCAGAATTGGAGAATCTGTTGGAAAATCAAGATGAAgaggactaa